The Pochonia chlamydosporia 170 chromosome 1, whole genome shotgun sequence genome window below encodes:
- a CDS encoding autophagy-related protein 27 (similar to Metarhizium acridum CQMa 102 XP_007812100.1), translating into MAMLHCENILVNGYKFNLQTLKGPHSVVTSKYDSETHTYHNTTYTLDVCQPLKKSSKSKSKDQCPNGTRVCAISRFIQDDIDRVETITAIAGALENSGGTQFEYEATRLNGSDSNSDSKKEGLRLLLKGGKHPLTGKDGREQRAIVEFLCDPDKEGTEGEWEESEDKYSKLRRREDKEGDGEKDGSFAEHQLKNDKAALIWESYGPEKDADVLRLTWHTKHACEKRGGNGDDNKGDGGNSSASWGFFTWLVIVAFLGIAAYLIFGSWLNYNRYGARGWDLIPHGDTLRDVPYLLKDWTRRVLNTVQGTGSRGGYSAV; encoded by the exons atggccatgctgcATTGCGAAAATATCCTTGTCAACGGCTACAAGTTCAACTTGCAGACACTCAAAGGGCCGCATTCGGTTGTCACTTCTAAATACGACTCGGAGACCCATACCTACCATAATACGACGTACACTCTGGATGTGTGCCAgcctttgaagaagagcagcaagagcaaatCCAAGGACCAGTGTCCTAACGGCACTAGAG TGTGTGCTATTTCGCGATTCATCCAAGACGATATTGACCGGGTCGAGACGATTACTGCCATCGCTGGAGCATTGGAGAATTCGGGCGGAACTCAATTTGAGTATGAGGCCACAAGACTAAACGGCAGCGACTCAAACAGCGATTCGAAAAAGGAGGGtctgcggctgctgctcAAGGGTGGCAAGCATCCTCTTACGGGAAAGGACGGCCGCGAACAGAGAGCTATTGTCGAGTTCCTGTGCGACCCGGACAAGGAGGGCACTGAGGGTGAATGGGAGGAGTCCGAGGACAAGTACTCCAAGCTTCGTCGCCGTGAAGACAAGGAAGGCGATGGCGAGAAAGATGGGTCGTTTGCGGAGCATCAGCTGAAGAATGACAAGGCTGCGCTGATCTGGGAGAGCTACGGGCCAGAAAAGGACGCTGATGTTTTGCGACTTACTTGGCATACAAAGCATGCTTGCGAGAAGCGAGGTGGAAACGGTGACGATAACAAGGGCGATGGTGGGAACAGCAGCGCTTCTTGGGGCTTCTTCACCTGGCTTGTCATTGT TGCCTTTTTGGGCATCGCCGCATATCTAATCTTTGGTTCCTGGCTCAACTATAACCGATACGGCGCTCGAGGCTGGGATCTGATTCCTCATGGCGACACGCTCCGGGATGTGCCGTACCTGCTGAAGGATTGGACAAGACGTGTGTTGAATACCGTCCAAGGCACAGGAAGCCGCGGAGGGTACAGCGCCGTCTAG
- a CDS encoding eukaryotic translation initiation factor subunit eIF2B-gamma (similar to Cordyceps militaris CM01 XP_006674155.1) — MSMPSPGLQALILCGPGSSFPTFTSNPDENPKALLPVANRPMVWYPIDFCHRMGITNITLICPPSASKAMNSAFSINPYLTALPLPRPDILAPTDLDYNTGTAEILRLPEVRNLVKSDFVVLPCDLVCELAGDKLLQAWMVKSASLTDLLGDGRCTKGHQSHHSGGLGVWYDTKSGAVVKGEETDFIATSPLPSSQSSSQKGPIFSNLSKLVYSMPTDSLNDIMEEKKSLPIRHGLLRAHPRVRMFTTHRDAHIYVFPRWILDFIKENERLETLGEDVVGWWAKAGWQSGLADKLQITSLCQSSNAADDDSTSESAAVPPTSSETTGMQSSSGQRETQPTNRDSSKSAQANKDVPAVLAYIHPTEGQEKPATIRRVDTAPLLLAVSLQLAKLESIDEIGPEAASPFAHPRKVAYPEGVKPRTTITKQDSLIAENVTVEEKTAIKESVVGANCQIKEGAKLSQCLLMDGVVIGKGCKLTKCILGKRCVIGDYSVLTDCEVQENLMVEARTEDKDNKLMSSEGLEATEAEMDEVLQDVDREVAAVTDEAVED, encoded by the exons ATGTCGATGCCATCACCTGGGCTGCAAGCTCTCATCCTTTGCGGCCCAGGATCATCATTCCCTACCTTCACATCAAATCCAGATGAGAATCCCAAGGCTCTCCTACCAGTTGCCAATCGTCCAATGGTATGGTATCCCATTGACTTTTGTCACCGAATGGGCATCACAA ATATCACCCTGATATGCCCACCGTCGGCATCCAAAGCCATGAACTCGGCATTCAGCATAAATCCCTATCTCACTGcccttcctcttcctcgcccgGACATTCTCGCCCCCACAGACCTGGATTACAACACTGGAACCGCAGAAATTCTTCGCCTCCCCGAGGTTCGCAACCTCGTAAAGTCAGACTTCGTCGTCCTACCGTGCGATCTCGTCTGCGAGCTGGCCGGAGAcaagcttctccaagccTGGATGGTCAAGTCTGCAAGCCTCACTGATTTACTAGGGGATGGACGCTGCACCAAGGGTCACCAGAGCCATCACAGCGGGGGCCTAGGAGTTTGGTACGACACCAAATCGGGAGCGGTGGTGAAAGGTGAGGAAACCGACTTCATTGCCACATCACCGCTTCCTTCTTCGCAGTCAAGCTCGCAAAAGGGACCTATCTTCTCCAATCTCTCAAAACTGGTTTACTCGATGCCTACGGACTCACTCAACGACATCatggaggagaagaagtcattgCCTATTCGGCATGGACTGCTGAGAGCGCACCCTCGAGTCCGCATGTTTACGACACATCGGGATGCACACATTTACGTCTTCCCACGTTGGATTCTGGACTTTATCAAGGAGAACGAGCGCTTGGAAACTCTGGGCGAGGATGTAGTCGGCTGGTGGGCTAAGGCTGGATGGCAATCTGGGCTTGCAGACAAGCTACAAATCACCTCACTTTGCCAGAGTAGCAACGCCGCCGATGATGACTCGACTTCAGAGAGCGCTGCCGTTCCACCAACCAGCTCCGAAACAACAGGAATGCAATCATCATCAGGGCAAAGGGAAACGCAACCGACCAACCGGGACAGCTCCAAGAGCGCGCAGGCAAACAAGGACGTGCCCGCGGTCCTCGCGTACATTCACCCAACCGAAGGACAAGAAAAGCCAGCTACCATCCGCCGTGTCGACACCGCACCGCTCCTTCTCGCCGTATCCTTGCAACTAGCCAAGCTCGAGTCCATTGATGAGATTGGCCCCGAGGCAGCATCGCCATTTGCGCATCCCCGAAAAGTAGCATACCCGGAAGGTGTGAAGCCCCgaaccaccatcaccaaacagGACAGCCTCATCGCCGAAAACGTCACAGTAGAAGAAAAGACAGCAATCAAAGAATCCGTCGTAGGAGCAAACTGCCAGATCAAGGAGGGAGCCAAACTGTCTcagtgtttgttgatggacggCGTTGTCATCGGCAAAGGGTGCAAGCTGACAAAGTGCATCTTGGGAAAGAGATGTGTCATTGGAGACTATTCTGTACTTACTGACTGTGAAGTACAGGAGAACTTGATGGTAGAGGCACGAA ccgaggacaaggacaacaaaCTCATGAGCTCAGAAGGTCTGGAGGCGACGGAAGCTGAGATGGACGAAGTTCTACAGGATGTAGATCGTGAAGTTGCAGCCGTTACAGACGAAGCCGTAGAGGACTAG
- a CDS encoding transcription factor SPT20 (similar to Metarhizium robertsii ARSEF 23 XP_007817908.2) codes for MAPASPVVQQNGAAKIKRPVPPGIQTNGITSSNSSPSPSMSAKKPPSSAKQAPNSASDRSITASTVRPVNRARRETSSQAPGRNSRNSAGMRTGSFSAGAGAQDDGPLPYDVTPQYILRKHRGKPPSLVVHMHAAHFRFDGQEGTFPYKSPMGKFVEHLRARTIPHDLLWHFIDANVPFYDGCLIVQIHDHKSLAQTTKAVTKASPTSNAVVPSSIHNYNQCLTPSPYVPFPKEEQSSENGVAGTKDAESSKEKQEEDKDKDSMPAPSQPLESTTAKEAAKPKIFTAVLHPTPESLQMDLKIKASTPRGDGKGVNDTPSLAPPSTPLSLVPPTPTVGSMPPPAIKRQKKEKMELDNSSIYAVEGQILLATTAPLMLEPTRNAEETILLLEMMAHPNHSEPPPQPKTRKRTVAEMAADEAAAADQERYMLVLDDRLSGNTSGAPGAGATDGEAQTNAATFEPRFERFKVIESIKRDHAEKKEQEKIKQQENDRRLQLQRQEQLLQAQRQQAEAERQRREAALRENQMRQEAQRQQLAQRNATAAAAAQSQQQQQAQQAAQQQQQQQQQQQQQQPQPQQAQAQQTQHAHPVQNGMTGNMPNGVPAGGQNAVANTMQAAAQPRFPAQMAQAAAASSPVIRQGTPQNMSSPMVGSVPMQQTNSNMATSPPRPPSVVQNSQMSVPMAHNMSARGSQQSHPSGTPRLPNSTPNMPHGTPINRQAMAATPRMSQASPPPNMMAQNSQMSQAQAMMMNQQGMNQHNPQIFAQMAAQQRAIAAQQQMAAMQNGGANAGMNPQGFSPQQHQVMQMMQRQLMLQQQQQQQQQAQQQQQQQPQQQAGMMTPQQQQQLAQQYAQLQQNMQGNQMRQMTPQMQAQIQQMARMGQMGNPMQRQVSGQMMNGNNANMQAFAAMQLQQQQQQAQQQQQQQQQQQQHHPQQQGQPQPQQMSANPIQAQIQMNARQIYARLMQGAVAKFGSAENVPQETLDKMKQNSFLQAQQMIQQTVIQRRAQQQQMMLQQQQQQAAMQGMGGMMGHQGM; via the exons ATGGCGCCTGCCAGCCCCGTCGTTCAGCAGAATGGCGCGGCCAAGATAAAGCGGCCAGTTCCCCCTGGCATTCAAACAAATGGCATCACGTCGTCGAATTCATCGCCGTCGCCTTCCATGTCGGCTAAGAAACCCCCCTCAAGCGCGAAACAGGCCCCGAACTCGGCCAGCGATAGatccatcaccgcctccaCCGTTCGCCCAGTCAATCGGGCGCGCCGCGAAACATCATCCCAGGCACCAGGTAGGAACTCGAGAAACAGCGCAGGCATGCGTACCGGCTCGTTTTCTGCGGGTGCTGGTGCCCAGGATGATGGTCCTCTTCCCTATG ATGTTACCCCTCAATATATCTTGAGAAAGCACAGGGGCAAGCCTCCCTCGTTGGTAGTCCACATGCATGCTGCCCACTTCCGATTcgatggacaagaaggaacGTTTCCCTATAAATCGCCGATGGGGAAGTTCGTCGAACACCTGAGAGCACGCACTATACCGCACGATCTTCTCTGGCATTTCATCGACGCCAACGTTCCGTTCTACGACGGCTGTCTCATTGTCCAAATTCATGATCACAAGTCCCTTGCGCAGACAACCAAAGCCGTCACCAAGGCTTCACCGACATCCAATGCCGTGGTGCCTTCTTCTATTCATAACTACAATCAGTGTCTAACGCCCTCCCCGTACgtgccatttccaaaagaagaacaaagCTCGGAAAATGGCGTGGCAGGGACCAAGGATGCCGAGAGTtcgaaggagaagcaggaagaagacaaggaTAAGGACAGCATGCCTGCTCCATCACAACCATTGGAATCTACGACGGCCAAGGAGGCAGCGAAGCCCAAGATTTTCACCGCCGTGTTGCACCCCACTCCAGAGTCTCTGCAAATGGATCTCAAGATAAAGGCTTCCACGCCAAGGGGGGACGGTAAGGGAGTCAATGACACACCGTCACTTGCACCGCCGTCGACCCCTTTGTCCCTTGTtccgccaacgccaaccgTTGGCAGCATGCCGCCACCTGCCATCAAGCGccaaaagaaggagaagatggaaTTGGACAACAGTTCGATATATGCGGTCGAGGGACAAATTCTTTTGGCGACAACTGCGCCGTTAATGCTGGAGCCAACTCGGAATGCCGAAGAGACTATTCTTTTACTAGAAATGATGGCGCATCCGAATCATTCTGAGCCTCCTCCGCAACCTAAGACTCGTAAGAGAACAGTTGCTGAGATGGCTGCTGATGaggctgccgccgccgatcAAGAACGATACATGCTTGTCCTGGATGACAGGCTCTCGGGGAACACCTCTGGTGCTCCAGGTGCTGGTGCAACAGATGGTGAAGCACAGACGAACGCAGCCACCTTCGAGCCGAGGTTCGAGAGATTTAAGGTTATAGAGAGCATTAAGCGTGATCatgcggagaagaaggaacaGGAGAAGATCAAACAGCAAGAGAACGACCGACGCCTGCAGCTTCAGCGGCAAGAGCAATTGTTGCAGGCTCAGAGACAACAGGCAGAAGCGGAGCGTCAAAGGCGTGAGGCTGCTCTCAGGGAGAACCAGATGCGACAAGAAGCACAACGGCAACAACTGGCACAACGCAATGCTACTGCAGCGGCCGCAGCTCAgagccaacagcaacaacaagccCAACAGGCagctcagcagcagcagcagcaacagcaacagcagcaacagcaacaaccacaaccccAACAGGCTCAAGCCCAGCAGACACAGCATGCCCACCCCGTTCAGAACGGTATGACCGGCAACATGCCGAATGGCGTCCCGGCCGGTGGACAGAATGCCGTGGCTAATACCATGCAAGCAGCCGCACAACCTCGCTTCCCGGCACAAATGGCgcaagctgcagcagcttcttctcctgtgATCCGACAAGGAACACCACAAAATATGTCCTCACCAATGGTGGGCAGTGTACCCATGCAGCAAACTAACTCCAACATGGCGACGAGTCCTCCTCGACCACCATCTGTCGTTCAGAACAGCCAGATGTCGGTCCCGATGGCACATAATATGTCTGCCAGGGGCAGTCAACAGAGCCATCCTTCCGGTACTCCCCGCCTGCCGAACTCGACACCCAATATGCCACATGGTACACCTATCAACCGAcaagccatggcggccaCTCCACGCATGTCACAAGCTAGCCCTCCTCCAAATATGATGGCACAGAATTCTCAGATGAGCCAGGCccaggccatgatgatgaatcaGCAGGGTATGAACCAACACAACCCGCAAATATTTGCGCAAATGGCGGCGCAACAACGGGCGATTGCAGCACAGCAGCAGATGGCAGCTATGCAAAATGGAGGCGCCAACGCGGGCATGAACCCCCAGGGATTCTCAccccagcaacatcaagtgATGCAAATGATGCAGAGGCAGTTGATGttacagcagcagcagcaacaacaacaacaagctcagcaacagcaacagcagcaacccCAGCAGCAGGCAGGCATGATGACccctcaacagcagcagcagcttgctcAGCAGTATGCGCAACTACAACAGAATATGCAAGGCAATCAAATGCGGCAGATGACACCACAGATGCAGGCACAGATTCAGCAAATGGCACGCATGGGACAGATGGGTAACCCAATGCAGAGACAGGTCAGCGGACAGATGATGAACGGTAACAACGCAAATATGCAAGCGTTTGCAGCTATGCAGTtacaacagcaacaacaacaagcacagcagcaacagcagcagcagcagcaacaacaacaacatcatccacaacaacagggccagcctcaaccacaacaaaTGAGTGCCAATCCTATCCAAGCGCAGATACAGATGAATGCTCGGCAGATTTATGCCCGGTTGATGCAGGGTGCAgttgccaagtttggcagtGCTGAAAATGTGCCACAGGAGACACttgacaagatgaagcagaACTCATTCCTGCAAGCCCAGCAGATGATTCAACAGACAGTGATCCAACGACGGgcacaacaacagcaaatgATGctgcaacaacaacagcagcaggctgCCATGCAGGGGATGGGCGGCATGATGGGACATCAAGGCATGTAA
- a CDS encoding glutamate decarboxylase (similar to Aspergillus terreus NIH2624 XP_001212575.1), translated as MVHLSAIHKEGDGNAASITADKVSRLADKAGKALKLSSDADQFTTSVYGSRFAEQDLPKLTMPECSMPREIAYRMIKDDLSLDNNPKLNLASFVTTYMEDEAEKLMADSLSKNFIDYEEYPQSADIQNRCVNMIGDLFHAPGGSAIGTSSVGSSEAIMLAVLAMKRRWKIRRQAEGKSTENPNLIMSSAVQVCWEKATRYFEIEEKFINCTPTRFVIDPEEMVAKCDENTIGCVLILGTTYTGDYEDVKAVNDLLIEKNINVPIHVDAASGGFVAPFVVPDLEWDFRCEKVVSINVSGHKYGLVYPGVGWAIWRAPEYLPQDLVFNIDYLGAQQSSFTLNFSKGASQVIGQYYQLIRLGKVGYRDIMSNLTRTADYLSDSLEKLGFVIMSKRSGEGLPLVAFRFAGPQEGGREERHYDEFALAHHLRSRGWVVPAYTMAPNTNKMKMLRVVVREDFSRSRCDILICDIKLCLGMLEEMDRETVKRQEEYIKTHLTSSGRAQESIHQTPHFKEEEHSLQGKTGKTHAAC; from the exons ATGGTTCATCTCAGTGCCATTCACAAGGAGGGGGACGGCAATGCCGCTAGCATTACGGCAGACAAAGTTTCTCGGCTGGCAGACAAGGCCGGAAAGGCTCTGAAGCTCTCTTCAGATGCGGATCAATTCACCACGAGCGTGTATGGATCTCGCTTTGCTGAGCAGGACTTGCCGAAGCTCACCATGCCTGAGTGTTCCATGCCCCGCGAAATTGCTTACAGGATGATCAAGGACGACCTCAGCTTGGACAACAACCCCAAGCTCAA CTTGGCTTCTTTTGTCACCACTTACATG gaagatgaagctgagaaGCTCATGGCCGACTCTCTCTCCAAGAACTTTATCGACTACGAGGAATATCCCCAGTCTGCTGACATCCAAAACCGCTGTGTCAACATGATTGGCGATTTGTTTCATGCTCCGGGCGGCAGTGCTATCGGCACCTCTTCGGTTGGTTCATCCGAAGCCATCATGCTAGCAGTGTTGGCCATGAAGCGTCGCTGGAAGATTCGCCGCCAGGCCGAAGGCAAAAGCACCGAAAATCCAAATCTTATCATGTCGTCTGCTGTCCAAGTTTGCTGGGAGAAAGCCACACGTTATTTCGAGATTGAAGAAAAGTTCATCAACTGTACGCCAACACGATTCGTCATTGACCCCGAAGAAATGGTGGCCAAGTGTGATGAAAACACAATTGGCTGCGTTCTTATCTTGGGCACTACTTATACTGGCGACTACGAGGACGTCAAGGCTGTGAATGACCTGTTAATCGAGAAGAATATCAATGTCCCCATCCATGTGGATGCTGCAAGTGGCGGTTTCGTCGCGCCGTTTGTCGTGCCTGATCTGGAATGGGACTTTAGATGCGAAAAGGTCGTTTCCATCAACGTTTCTGGCCACAAG TATGGTTTGGTCTATCCCGGCGTCGGCTGGGCCATTTGGCGAGCTCCCGAATATCTGCCTCAAGATCTTGTTTTCAACATTGACTATCTTGGAGCCCAGCAATCATCTTTTACcctcaacttctccaaggGGGCATCTCAAGTCATTGGCCAATACTACCAGCTGATCCGTCTCGGCAAGGTAGGCTATCGGGACATCATGAGCAACTTGACCCGCACGGCCGATTATCTCAGTGACTCGCTCGAGAAGCTCGGGTTCGTCATCATGTCTAAGCGCTCCGGAGAGGGCCTTCCACTCGTCGCTTTCCGCTTCGCCGGTCCTCAGGAAGGCGGACGCGAAGAACGACACTATGACGAATTCGCGCTGGCTCACCACCTTCGATCCCGTGGATGGGTTGTCCCTGCCTACACCATGGCGCCAAACAcgaacaagatgaagatgcttCGTGTGGTGGTTCGAGAGGATTTCTCCCGTAGCAGGTGTGATATTCTCATTTGCGATATTAAGCTCTGCCTGGGTATgttggaagaaatggatcGCGAGACAGTCAAGCGACAGGAAGAGTACATCAAGACACACTTGACGTCTTCTGGGCGGGCTCAGGAATCGATCCACCAAACTCCGCACTTCAAG GAGGAGGAACACTCCCTTCAGGGCAAGACTGGCAAGACGCATGCCGCCTGTTAG
- a CDS encoding peroxin 22-like protein (similar to Metarhizium acridum CQMa 102 XP_007812098.1), which produces MSPDRYDRGSSRRGVWSHWVPLVITLTVATAGVAAWVWSQRKDDDEDNAFEHEPGLDYENADYGDNPAYGATNPDARGAEHPPRPYQQGDDAASYGVATAPSDISAPGWGARMSGALRRTPSPQQFLDSTGKTVAAGMAAAGAAMGKALASIREEDKAYPENPWQEEADAKKDRAPVSGDKRRKTVAIVVSADTKISDVNDDGAHELASILSHIPRHNDFSKIKLYILIYAPDLKESELDGTSSNLPPPSLSSSFSNIGHDQAQTPGEETKSPLIAPSSANAAYNAVYSQALHLVEKEATILPFTTPNGHVHILRHVQPEILYLQESLSGDGGSTITMLQTWFRHDIILVVGAESGSGGLADSESEAEKTSKQIEKWWQRPDRVGRGRGVVVVDGMRVHDDWARRVQGRE; this is translated from the exons ATGTCACCAGATCGGTACGACCGTGGATCCTCCCGGCGCGGTGTTTGGAGCCACTGGGTACCGCTTGTCATAACCCTCACTGTCGCAACTGCTGGTGTGGCAGCATGGGTCTGGAGCCAACgcaaggacgacgacgaggacaacGCATTTGAGCACGAGCCCGGCTTGGATTATGAGAATGCTGACTACGGAGACAATCCTGCTTACGGCGCGACGAACCCCGATGCACGAGGGGCAGAACATCCTCCGAGACCATATCAACAAGGCGACGATGCTGCTTCGTACGGTGTAGCAACGGCTCCGAGTGATATTTCCGCCCCAGGATGGGGGGCTCGCATGTCCGGCGCCCTGAGAAGGACGCCAAGTCCCCAGCAATTCTTGGATTCGACAGGCAAAACTGTTGCGGCGGGAATGGCGGCAGCTGGTGCAGCAATGGGCAAGGCTCTGGCTTCCATTCGGGAGGAGGATAAAGCCTACCCAGAGAACCCGtggcaagaggaggctgATGCGAAGAAGGATCGTGCGCCTGTCTCGGGAGACAAGAGACGGAAAACCGTTGCGATTGTCGTCTCCGCCGATACCAAAATCTCTGACGTGAATGACGATGGAGCACACGAGCTTGCC TCGATCCTGTCCCATATCCCGCGTCACAACGACTTTTCCAAAATCAAGCTTTACATCCTGATCTACGCACCGGATCTGAAGGAGTCCGAGTTGGATGGTACTTCTAGTAACCTGCCGCCGCCTTCTTTGAGCTCGTCATTTTCTAACATTGGTCATGATCAAGCCCAAACACCCGGCGAGGAGACGAAGAGCCCTCT CATCGCTCCCTCGAGTGCAAATGCCGCCTACAATGCAGTTTACTCGCAAGCTCTGCACCTAGTAGAGAAGGAAGCGACCATCCTGCCATTCACGACACCAAACGGCCACGTTCACATTCTACGACACGTTCAACCAGAGATCTTGTACCTGCAAGAGTCTCTGAGCGGAGATGGCGgcagcaccatcaccatgctCCAAACTTGGTTCCGACATGATATTATTCTAGTGGTTGGCGCCGAGAGCGGGTCCGGAGGACTAGCAGACAGCGAGTCCGAGGCAGAGAAGACTAGCAAACAGATAGAGAAGTGGTGGCAAAGACCTGATCGAGTCGGACGCGGGCGTGGAGTCGTGGTGGTCGACGGTATGCGTGTTCATGATGATTGGGCTCGACGGGTTCAGGGTAGGGAGTGA
- a CDS encoding acetylornithine aminotransferase, mitochondrial precursor (similar to Aspergillus terreus NIH2624 XP_001208551.1) has product MAMRVPRDASLPNPDPSADSPSAALVNEHAPYMVATYARPPPVFVQGEGSYVWDVENRKYLDFTAGIAVTSLGHSDAEFTNLLTQQAKTLIHASNLYYNPWTGALSKLLVETTRSSGGMHDAARVFVCNSGSEANEAAIKFARKTGKILDPSGEKTEVVSFNNAFHGRTMGSLSATHNPKYQKPFAPMVPGFVQGTYNDINGIKSLVTEKTCGVIVEPIQGEGGVMTGSEEFLVALAQRCREVGAVLIYDEIQCGMGRTGTFWAHGSLAKEAHPDVITTAKALGNGFPIGAVVVNDFVGDKIQVGDHGTTFGGNPLACRLAHYLVGRLSDETLRKGVVEKGRLFRDGFDKLRERFPELITEVRGRGLILGLQLTEDPGAIVKAARERGLLVITAGTNTLRFVPSLVVSEEEIAEGLEILGEAIAATR; this is encoded by the exons ATGGCCATGAGGGTCCCT CGAGATGCGTCGCTGCCGAATCCTGACCCGTCGGCCGATTCTCCCTCCGCAGCGCTGGTCAACGAGCACGCACCGTACATGGTGGCCACGTATGCGCGCCCGCCGCCCGTGTTCGTCCAGGGAGAGGGGTCGTATGTGTGGGACGTGGAGAATAGGAAGTATCTCGATTTCACGGCCGGTATTGCGGTAACGTCGTTGGGGCATAGTGACGCCGAGTTTACAAACTTGTTGACGCAGCAG GCCAAGACGCTTATCCACGCTTCTAATCTGTACTACAATCCATGGACGGGGGCCCTCTCCAAATTGTTGGTGGAAACGACCCGCTCGTCGGGGGGAATGCACGACGCAGCGAGGGTGTTCGTCTGCAATTCCGGCAGCGAGGCCAACGAGGCGGCTATCAAATTCGCCCGCAAGACAGGCAAGATCCTAGACCCATCAGGGGAAAAGACGGAAGTCGTGTCCTTCAACAATGCGTTCCACGGCCGCACAATGGGGTCCCTGTCGGCGACCCATAATCCCAAGTATCAGAAGCCGTTTGCGCCCATGGTCCCCGGCTTCGTGCAAGGCACGTACAACGACATCAACGGGATCAAGAGCCTCGTCACGGAGAAGACGTGCGGTGTCATCGTGGAGCCTATCCAGGGCGAGGGCGGCGTCATGACTGGCTCGGAGGAATTTCTGGTCGCGCTGGCGCAGCGGTGTCGCGAGGTGGGCGCCGTGCTGATATATGATGAGATTCAGTGCGGGATGGGCCGCACGGGGACGTTTTGGGCGCACGGGTCGCTGGCGAAGGAGGCGCATCCTGATGTTATTACGACGGCGAAGGCGCTGGGGAATGGGTTCCCCATAggggcggtggtggtgaatgATTTTGTGGGTGATAAGATTCAGGTTGGCGATCATGGGACTACGTTTGGTGGGAATCCGCTGGCGTGTCGGCTGGCGCATTATCTGGTTGGTCGGCTTTCTGACGAGACGTTGCGGAAGGGCGTGGTCGAGAAAGGGAGGTTGTTTAGGGACGGGTTTGATAAGTTGAGGGAGCGGTTTCCCGAGCTGATTACGGAGGTTAGGGGACGGGGCTTGATTTTGGGCTTGCAGTTGACGGAGGATCCTGGTGCTATTGTCAAGGCCGCGAGGGAGAGGGGCCTATTGGTGATTACGGCGGGTACGAATACGTTGCGGTTTGTGCCGAGTTTGGTGGTttcggaggaggagattgcGGAGGGTTTGGAGATTTTGGGTGAGGCTATTGCCGCGACTAGGTGA